A segment of the Brassica napus cultivar Da-Ae unplaced genomic scaffold, Da-Ae ScsIHWf_885;HRSCAF=1255, whole genome shotgun sequence genome:
CCTGAAGCATATTTATATACAGtaacattatatttatttgtaaaatatatttatataatatatatgcatatataatagTTTCTCTTTTTCAAATACAAAGTGAAATggtagtttaatttttttttaactcatagTAGTTTAGTTATGTCAGATTATTAGTagacattttaataaaataaaaatcactaGTTTGAATTgaactattattatttgtaatgttAAGTAACACAAggagaaaaaagaaacagataAGTTatttgtttgacaaaaaaaaacatataagttATTTAAACTACATGTcgcaatagaaaaaaaaaaaaaaaaggacaccATAACGTTGAAGATGCAGACTCCAACTGAAACAAAGATGAATATGTTTTTAACCACTTAACTATAAtcattctttttcaaaaaatgtggcctcatattttgtaataattttgtgGCCTAAAGCTCTAGTTTCACTGGTCTTATGGCAGGGACGGCCCTGATTGTTGGTATCATCACTTTCCTTGACATCTTTATAAGACCTGGTcttttagttagttagttttCACTAAAGTTATTTATATCATCATCCTTCTTAGATTCGAATCCAACATTATGCTATATAGTACATTAGATTTATAAATGttagattttctttttatatttattaaaattcttcATACGTGcaaagatatatttttctatagGCGGCCGTAGCCCTGCATTCTCACCATCGGTCCTTGACCTTGTCTTTGGTTGTGTGTTCTTTGCCGCGTATCTCACCATCTTCTCCCGTGACTCTACATtcactcttaaaaacaatctttcgtttcttttttttggcttattagaaagaataaaaacaattaaagagGATTAGAATTTCATTGGTCTGAACTCAAAGAGTCAAAAAAGACAACCACCTGTAACTTCAACAAGTTAGTTGCCTACCGTTTATCCATTAGCTGCTGAGCACCTCAAATGACTCCATGTGTCCCAAAAGCTTTTATTCTTCTAGATGTAAAGTCAACATGCATAATAACTATCTTCCCCAAAACCAAAAAGTCTACCCTTTCGTCTTGTTCTTTTTATAATTAACTCAATTATTAGTTGCTGATTAATGCTACTATTAAAGAATCTTGAAACGAGTAAAGAAAGTTATCAACATACTCTCACACAGTCTTACTTGATTAATCTATTATATCCTTGCATTTCTGATATCTAAAGAATAAATGACGAGAGAGGAGAAAACCATTTTTTATCATCAACATTTGGTTAGACTTACACTCAGAATCTCAGATCAGAGTTCAAATCCAAAAATTCAAGCATTGTTAATTGCATATATAAGTTTTTTGAGTGTTGTAGTCAACTAGACTTGGAAAGGCCGTTTATTATAGAATTTTGTTTGGCttgttatatatcatatcagattttataaattttgaaataattaaacaaaagttGAATATAATATCTCAGAAGTGTTACAATCGTATGCATTGAAGCATAAATTTGATAAGAAAATTGtacatatcaatttttttttgaaaggcactaatagtattattataaattcccaaatcaatcaaaatttattcttttataaaattgtatagATTGTAGAAAGTtatgtttaatatatacatttttgttatatgaaaattaaattatccCAAAATCCTAAAagaattttctcttttaaagaGTGAATTAGcccaaaatcatatatatatacatttttgtaGAAAGTTATGTTTAATtctcttttaaaattaacacttaatttaatataagattataactaaattaacccttaaatctttttttttggacaaattaACCCTTAATTATTTGAGCTCATGTACGCGTACTTTTTTTTGCTGCCCAAGCTGACCAATTTATCTCCTCTGTTTCACACAAGCTGCCCCATCTGCCCGTTGCTGACCAGTTTcagtctctctcttctctctgaaGATGCCCTTTCGTAGCTCTGTATCTTTCTCAAAAAAGAGAATCCATCCCTTTTGACTAAAAACTTTCTCCGGCTAATCTCCCATTCCCTTCACTCATATCGTTGTTTCTCTATATCCCCAATTCAGGAGCTCATCGTTTGTTTTCGTCTTAAAAGTCTTACCTTTTCTTCTTTTAAGGGAGAAGGGATCAAACTTTATCCTTTCTGAGAATTGGGTTTCTGACTTTCTGCTCTTTCCATCAATTTCACGTTCTGGGTCTGATCGAGATCGATTTCTATGGATGTGATGAGAGGGAGTGATCTGTTCTAGGGCTTCTCTTTGATTTTAGTTCTAGGGTTTGTAAGGAGACGATGGCTACGGAGAAAGACTCTGTTAAGGTTGTGGGTGTGGAGAAACCTGAAAAGGGGAAGACTTTGAGTGCAAATAAGAGAGATGGAGATGAGAGTGAAAGTGGGTTCTGGTTCAGAATCAAGCTCATATTCAGCTGCATCACTTCTAGATCAAAAGTTGATAGTTCCTTGAATGCCACCACCACAGTTGTTGGTAAATCTCTTTCTTCCTCTACTACTAGATGATCAAATTCGTTTGTGAGTGTGTATCTATTTGTAGGTTGAGATTGTTTATCTTGTGCTGACACTTGAACTGGAAAAGACAActttgttttgatttgttttgttataaTACCTATTGCAGCAGCACCTAAGCATGTTGTTGAGAAGCGTGAAGATCATACACCTCCGTCTAAAGATGCTAGCCGTCCGGAGAGTGGTTCGTCGACACCTCTAATCAGTGGGGAGTTGAAGTATTCTTCTAAGCTAAGGATATTCATGTTTAATGACCTCAAGTTAGCCACTAGGAACTTCAGACCAGAGTCTCTTCTTGGCGAAGGTGGGTTTGGATGTGTTTTCAAAGGATGGATTGAGGAAAACGGAACGGCGCCGGTTAAGCCTGGTACTGGTTTAACTGTAGCAGTCAAAACACTGAACCCAGATGGTCTTCAAGGTCACAAGGAGTGGCTGGTAATGGACCAATCTCTTTTACCTTGATAGTGGTTAAAGCCTAGTGCTATAAATGTTTTGATCATGTTGCTAAATTTTATGTACAGGCTGAGATTAACTTTCTTGGGAACCTTGTTCACCCAAGCTTGGTTAAACTGGTGGGTTATTGCATGGAAGAAGACCAAAGGCTGCTTGTTTATGAGTTTATGCCTCGAGGGAGTCTTGAGAATCATCTTTTCAGAAGTATGTTGTTTTAATCATTCACAAACCGCTGCTGATTCTTATATTGATTCTTGTTtcatttatctttttgtttccAGGGACTTTACCTCTCCCTTGGTCTGTGAGAATGAAAATTGCGCTTGGTGCAGCTAAAGGTCTTGCCTTTCTTCATGAGGAAGCTGAGAAGCCTGTCATTTACCGCGATTTCAAAACATCTAACATCTTACTAGACGCGGTATGTCTGAACTCCAGAAGCTCTTCTACCCTTTATTTTCACCATTCTTAATAAATTTGGAAATAAATGTTTCTATTTTCAGGAATATAACTCAAAGCTCTCTGACTTTGGGCTAGCTAAAGATGCACCAGACGAGAAAAAATCACATGTATCAACCAGAGTCATGGGAACATATGGTTATGCAGCTCCTGAATATGTAATGACTGGTGAGTAAAGTATCCTCTCCCCTTTgttattactccctccgtttctttttatttgacgTTTTGGAGTTGTGcacagattaagaaaaaaatcattaaccATCTAACTAACcttaattcaaccaatagaaaaataatctGCAGAATATAAAAGatcatataacataaaaatcaataaattttacatttaaaactgAAAATGGAGGAACTATTTAGTTTATGGAGTTACTAATCTCAGTTTCAACATCAGGACATTTGACAACGAAGAGTGACGTATACAGCTTCGGAGTAGTTCTACTTGAGATACTAACTGGACGAAGAGCTGTGGATAAAAGCCGTCCCAACGGTGAACAAAACCTGGTGGAATGGGTGAAACCTCATCTTTTAGACAAAAAGAAGTTTTACAGACTGTTGGATCCTCGCTTAGAGGGTCACTTCTCGATCAAGGGAGCTCAGAAAGCCACCCAAGTAGCGGCACAGTGCCTTAACCGAGACTCTAAAGCTAGACCAAAGATGAGTGAAGTTGTCGAAGCGTTAAAGCCGTTACCGAGTCTTAAAGACTTCGCTAGCTCTTCTACATCTTTCCAGACAATGCAGCCTGTTGCTAAGAACGGTGTTAGGACACAAGGAGGTGGGTTTGTGGCGAGAAACGGACAGCCTCTGAGGAGTTTGTCGAGTTTAAACTTGCCTCAGGCTTCGCCTTATCGGAATGCGAGGCAATCACCAAAGCCTAAAGGAAAAGAGCAATGACTCAAAGTATAGGGAATTAGTTTGTCTGACCGGATTGGAGCTGGATGTTGTTCTAGGCTTCATGTTGCATCGATTCTTTCTGATTCAAGAGCAAAAGAGATGGTCTGTGGATCCTGGTTTGTGTTCTTTGAGTGGATGGAACTCAGGAAAAATATCTTTGGTCCTGAAGGTCTAAAGATTTTGATCTGTGGTTTTTAATGTGTAGAAGAAATGTAAAGGTTGAGAGAGTGTAAAGTTCTTGCAAGGATATATATAAAACCTGTTTGTTTGTAAAAACATATGTTTTACCCTGTAATATATGTCCTGTGCTATGTATTGAATTTTAATCTTTTAATAACATGGCTGTAAGTGTTAATCATGATAGAGAGTTAACTTGCTTAAACCAAATGCAAAGGTTGTGTTCGGTGCAGAAATTGTGTGGGTCCACGGACGTATGACTCGGTCTCAGTTCTTGGGTTCTAAGTGTAATAAACTTAAGAGTTGTTACTTTGCTACAGAACTGCTGCGATGAACTAGCCAAGTCCTTGAGGTCCGGACTGGTGGATAGTTGGAGATAGTGAAGCACCTTTCTGGGGAAGGACCTGATGAAGAGACCCCAAATTGGAATGGCACGACATATCTTGGCAATGACTATTGTCAAAAAGGTCCAAAACCAATGCACACTTGCTCCATTCTAGTAACAAAATTGAATCTTTCAGAGAAATGTCACAAGGATTGAAAATCTCAGGCTAAAGTTAGTAAAAAAGTtttgaatttcaattttttttttgctatatatCTTATAACTAAATGGTTTTATAATCATATGTGAcacatatttcattttttttggttcttgtAAATTTTCTTGTATGTTATGTTTGGATTTAGTTTGTAGCTAAAAAtacagaataaaaaaaaaagagatttggtctaaaataataataaaccgATCAACCGAACCAACACTAATGTCCAATTTTCGGTTTAGAAGTATTTGCGCGCGTGCGAATCGTACCAGACCGGTTTATGGCTATAACAGAGGGACAGTATGGTAATTTCCAAAGTTCCAAGGACGAGATTGCAAAACAAATGAATCAAATCTATCTTCTTCTTTAACGTTTGATCTCTCTGCCTCTGCTTCGATTGTTTTcttcagatctctctctccgtTCAACCTTTAAGATCTGAATTATCTCCGTAAAGGCAAGGAGAGAAGGATGTACGGATTCGAGGCGCTGACGTTCAACATCCATGGCGGATACTTGGAGGCGATCGTGAGGGGCCACCGTGCCGGCCTTCTCACCACCGCCGATTACAACAATCTCTGCCAGTGCGAAAACCTTGACGACATCAAGATGCACCTCTCCGCTACCAAGTACGGCCCTTACCTCCAAAACGGTGCGTTTTCCCTCATTTGATCGCTCTCTCGATCCGTGATGATGATCTGATTAGTTGACTTCGATTCTGTTTTGGTTGATGTGAGTTTCTGGGTTTTAGGGTTACGAATTGCTTTCACTGTGGAATCAGTTTTATGTTGATTTAAATTCGTCTTCATTAATGGATCTTTTTTTTAAGCTGATATTTAGACAAGACAATGATTTGTTCTGTTCTTGTGTTTGTTTGAATCTCTGTTCCATTATTGTTGTAACAAAATGTTCTTTATCActgaattagttttattttaattgtaatcCATCTTCATGAATGGATTTCAAACCTGGTGTTTAGACAAGACAGTGATTTATCCTGTTCTTTTGTCTGAAATCTGCTTGGTTTATCTGTGTCTCTGTTCCATTATTGTTGTAAAAAATGTTCTTTATCAAACCAATTTTGTTTTAGTTGACATTCATCTTCCTAATTGGATCTCTAAGATGATGTTTAGACAAGACAGTGATTTGTTCTGTTCTTGCGGTTGTTTGTTTGTCTGAAATCTCTGTTTCATTATTGTTgtaaaagatttttatttttttaatctgtggCTGCAGAACCGTCACCTCTGCATACCACAACAATTGTGGAGAAGTGCACTCTCAAGCTTGTGGATGATTATAAGCATATGCTTTGTCAAGCAACCGAGCCTATGTCAACCTTCTTAGAGTACATCAGGTTAGTGAGATACTTCGCTAAATCATCATATTCTAGATCAACAGAAGATGGTGGTGCAGTGTTATTATTGGCCTCTTTTAGTTTCCAAATGTAAGCCTAGTAGTTGTGCCAGAATCCTCTCAATGTACATCATAGTGTGTAAGGTTTGGAATTTTCATTAAGCTCCATTCTTAAAGAGATTTCAGCGAAATGGGTTTGTTTTAGTATGTTGAGAGCAAAGAGTTTGATCATTTTGTTGTAGTTTGCTTACTAGGTTATAACGTTATAATCTATCAATAAAAGACGCTGACATTTGAGATATTGGGTTATCTTTCTCTTAATATCGTAATGCAGGTACGGCCACATGATTGACAACGTCGTGCTGATTGTTACTGGAACCCTCCACGAGAGAGATGTTCAAGAGTTGATTGAGAAGTGTCACCCTTTAGGCATGTTTGACAGGTACCTGCATTGACCTTTTGGATCTTCTATACCTCTTCAAGTAGCTGCTTTAATGTTTTTGCTAATGATTTCTCTTTTCCAGCATTGCCACGCTGGCAGTTGCTCAGAACATGAGGGAGCTCTATAGGTTGGTGCTTGTGGATACTCCTCTCGCTCCTTATTTCTCTGAATGCTTAACCTCAGAGGTACATCGCTGAAACATTTACTATTGTTCCTTTTTAACCACCTTGTGGAATTGTTTAGATTATTAAGATTCGTTTAACGTTCGTGTCATTTTCAGGATTTGGATGACATGAACATAGAGATTATGAGGAACACCCTCTACAAAGCATACCTTGAGGACTTTTACAAGTTCTGTCAGGTGCTACTTGACTCTTGgatcttttttttaacacaaattcATAATCTACCTATTATGCTAGCTAACCCCATTGTCGCTGTGTATCCGAAATAGAAACTTGGTGGGGCAACATCAGAGATTATGTCTGACCTTCTAGCCTTCGAAGCTGACAGAAGAGCTGTGAACATCACCATCAATAGGTTATTATCTACTACCACAAGATGTTACGGTCTTTATAAAGTCGCTGAAACtgaatttcctttttttatgcAGCATTGGCACTGAGCTTACAAGAGAAGACAGGAAGAAACTCTACTCTAACTTTGGTCTTCTGTAAGCATTGTAGACCCAAACTATATATTCCATTCAATGGTGTTTTTCTTACCatggttttactttttttgCTTGTGAAGCTATCCATATGGCCACGAGGAGCTTGCTATCTGCGAAGACATAGATCAGGTAAACACTTAAGCTAATAACATTATAATATGTTATGTGTGAAAATGAATCTAATTGTCAATTTGTCATTCACTGTTAGGTTCGTGGTGTTATGGAGAAATACCCTCCTTACCAAGCGATATTCTCCAAGATGTCTTATGGAGAGAGCCAAATGCTCGACAAGGCGTTTTATGAAGAAGAAGTCAGAAGGCTTTGCTTAGCCTTTGAGCAGCAGGTTTGTTTCTAATTGCATAACAAGTCTTGTTTCTGATTGGCTGTTTAACACTTACAGtgggttgatttttttttttggcagttcCATTACGGGGTGTTCTTTGCGTATATGAGGTTGAGGGAGCAGGAGATCAGGAACCTGATGTGGATATCGGAATGTGTTGCACAGAACCAGAAGTCAAGGATCCACGACAGTGTTGTCTACATGTTCTGAGGTCTGGTAAGAAGTGAAAGAACCGGTGTAGTGGTTGTTGGTTTTGCTTGATTGCTCCAGACTCTTGTTTTACCAGAGAAAGCTGTTTATGTCGCTCTACGTGTGAGTGCGTGCGTGtattaaattaaaccaataaGAGAAGAGTCTCCCCTATTCGTTTGTTTGTCTTTGCCATATGTATTTGCTTGGTTCTGTTGCCAATAAACTCTTGTAATAATATCACactgtttgtttttttcttttcaattcatATTGTCACTACAAAATCACTTTAAAATACATCCtttaaatacaatttataaaCTAATTTGGAATCAGTTTCAAAATGCTTTATTTTCAGTAGCTAAgttttttaatgatttaaaattgtgATTTGCTACTGGCAGCATTACAGTAAAATGAACAATAATCTGTGATTTGTGTATGTGATATGATCGCGTAATCATGTTTATTgaattttgattgattaaaagttataaaaatagttAGTCATAAAAATTGTGTAATTCTTTTTacacattgatttttttttgaaatagaattagtatattatataaaatttatattaataataaacataacTATTCATCAAGGGTAACATATACTTTAATCGTTTTACATTTAATTCGAGAGctgtaaaacaaacaaaaaaatatgagaatttTCTAAGATAagcatttttaagtttttgtcacaaaaatagattttaatgaagaaaatgaccaaaataagttttattaaaaagtaaaaatgtatttttaccttAGGGTTAACCTAGACTTAGAATTTAGAATTAAGGGATGGAGTTTTGGGTAtatagtttcaaattaaaaaaaatattaaaattttcaaaataaaaaaagactaTTTCGAAAagttaaaaatgactatttgaaAGAAGGGAAATTGCATCCTATATAgatgaaaaaaacttaaatacatTAACTAACCAAAAATTTCCCCTCTCTCCTACTtcctcttcctatctctctctactctctctcccaaaatctaattttcatttttttttggttatttggcaaataaACCCTTGAAAGAATTGCCCAAAAATATttgcaaataataatatagattgtaaattttgaaaagttaattgtatttatttgtaaataataattaaaattgattttttttatatatgtaaaaacttaaacacagatttttctaaaacagaATAATAagtactaggttaagacccgcgccttgcgcgggatgaacattatatatataaattattttatatattatatgtttatagcatattatgaaataataaatatatattgaatagcatattatgaaataataaatatatattgaataaataaaaaatcattatctactacttgtataattaaattggtgcgaacttataaataaatttagtaaatcgaaatttttttttctatttgatatgatatataattaaatttaaataatagtaacatatatatggtatatgttaatattaatatttattagatgat
Coding sequences within it:
- the LOC106371133 gene encoding serine/threonine-protein kinase PBL36 isoform X2, with amino-acid sequence MATEKDSVKVVGVEKPEKGKTLSANKRDGDESESGFWFRIKLIFSCITSRSKVDSSLNATTTVVAPKHVVEKREDHTPPSKDASRPESGSSTPLISGELKYSSKLRIFMFNDLKLATRNFRPESLLGEGGFGCVFKGWIEENGTAPVKPGTGLTVAVKTLNPDGLQGHKEWLAEINFLGNLVHPSLVKLVGYCMEEDQRLLVYEFMPRGSLENHLFRRTLPLPWSVRMKIALGAAKGLAFLHEEAEKPVIYRDFKTSNILLDAEYNSKLSDFGLAKDAPDEKKSHVSTRVMGTYGYAAPEYVMTGHLTTKSDVYSFGVVLLEILTGRRAVDKSRPNGEQNLVEWVKPHLLDKKKFYRLLDPRLEGHFSIKGAQKATQVAAQCLNRDSKARPKMSEVVEALKPLPSLKDFASSSTSFQTMQPVAKNGVRTQGGGFVARNGQPLRSLSSLNLPQASPYRNARQSPKPKGKEQ
- the LOC106371133 gene encoding serine/threonine-protein kinase PBL36 isoform X1 — its product is MATEKDSVKVVGVEKPEKGKTLSANKRDGDESESGFWFRIKLIFSCITSRSKVDSSLNATTTVVAAPKHVVEKREDHTPPSKDASRPESGSSTPLISGELKYSSKLRIFMFNDLKLATRNFRPESLLGEGGFGCVFKGWIEENGTAPVKPGTGLTVAVKTLNPDGLQGHKEWLAEINFLGNLVHPSLVKLVGYCMEEDQRLLVYEFMPRGSLENHLFRRTLPLPWSVRMKIALGAAKGLAFLHEEAEKPVIYRDFKTSNILLDAEYNSKLSDFGLAKDAPDEKKSHVSTRVMGTYGYAAPEYVMTGHLTTKSDVYSFGVVLLEILTGRRAVDKSRPNGEQNLVEWVKPHLLDKKKFYRLLDPRLEGHFSIKGAQKATQVAAQCLNRDSKARPKMSEVVEALKPLPSLKDFASSSTSFQTMQPVAKNGVRTQGGGFVARNGQPLRSLSSLNLPQASPYRNARQSPKPKGKEQ
- the LOC106371132 gene encoding V-type proton ATPase subunit d1-like; protein product: MYGFEALTFNIHGGYLEAIVRGHRAGLLTTADYNNLCQCENLDDIKMHLSATKYGPYLQNEPSPLHTTTIVEKCTLKLVDDYKHMLCQATEPMSTFLEYIRYGHMIDNVVLIVTGTLHERDVQELIEKCHPLGMFDSIATLAVAQNMRELYRLVLVDTPLAPYFSECLTSEDLDDMNIEIMRNTLYKAYLEDFYKFCQKLGGATSEIMSDLLAFEADRRAVNITINSIGTELTREDRKKLYSNFGLLYPYGHEELAICEDIDQVRGVMEKYPPYQAIFSKMSYGESQMLDKAFYEEEVRRLCLAFEQQFHYGVFFAYMRLREQEIRNLMWISECVAQNQKSRIHDSVVYMF